In Poecile atricapillus isolate bPoeAtr1 chromosome 9, bPoeAtr1.hap1, whole genome shotgun sequence, the following are encoded in one genomic region:
- the LOC131582159 gene encoding antigen-presenting glycoprotein CD1d-like: MQAPCCCLLSLFLYLVLLSGTRANLEGTFTIRLLQTTTFQNTSFVDTEGLGLLEDIELGSLDKHTGSIHFCQPWVHPALSYADWDTINNLLKIYLQKFHRLINEEAAQKDVPYPFVVQCIAGCVLYPNRTSQAFAYVGYNGEDFLSFNTENITWTLSQDTKLSRYVQSFLQNYTALSELVEIIFNDTCVDDMEVLLQYGREILERQELPVATVFARTPSPAQLLLVCHVTGFYPRPISVAWLRDGQEVPPGPALNTSSILPNADLTYQLRSVLAVTPRDGHSYACRVRHRSLGTRSLLIPWGNSEVVLITGLTAGLLAAMAIAAMLVFWVWRQRKHQQMQESESRNSILSKEA, encoded by the exons ATGCAGGCCCCTTgctgctgccttctctccctcttcctttACCTCGTCCTCCTCTCTGGGACACGGGCAAACCTCGAGG GGACCTTCACTATCCGCCTGCTCCAGACCACCACCTTCCAAAACACCTCGTTTGTGGACACGGaggggctgggcctgctggaaGACATCGAACTTGGTTCTCTTGATAAACACACAGGGTCCATCCATTTCTGCCAGCCCTGGGTGCACCCAGCCCTGTCCTACGCTGACTGGGACACCATTAATAACCTGCTTAAGATTTATTTACAGAAGTTCCACCGTCTGATCAATGAAGAGGCTGCGCAAAAGGATGTCCCCT ACCCCTTTGTGGTTCAGTGCATCGCAGGCTGTGTGCTGTACCCCAACAGAACCTCCCAGGCCTTTGCCTATGTGGGTTACAATGGTGAGGATTTCCTCAGCTTCAACACAGAGAACATCACTTGGACCCTCTCCCAGGACACCAAGTTGTCACGGTATGTCCAGTCATTTCTCCAGAACTACACCGCCTTGAGTGAGCTGGTGGAAATCATCTTCAACGATACTTGTGTCGATGACATGGAAGTGCTCCTGCAGTATGGGAGGGAAATTCTGGAGAGACAAG AGCTGCCCGTGGCCACGGTCTTCGCCcgcacccccagcccagcccagctgctgcttgtTTGCCATGTCACTGGCTTCTACCCCCGTCCCATCAGTGTGGCCTGGCTGCGGGATGGGCAGGAGGTGCCCCCGGGCCCGGCACTCAACACCAGCAGCATCCTGCCCAACGCTGACCTCACCTACCAGCTCCGCAGTGTCCTGGCCGTGACCCCCCGTGACGGGCACAGCTACGCCTGCCGTGTGCGCCACCGCAGCCTGGGCACCCGCAGCCTCCTCATCCCATGGG GGAACTCAGAAGTGGTGCTGATCACAGGGCTCACGGCTGGGCTGCTTGCAGCCATGGCCATAGCTGCCATGTTGGTGTTTTGGGTGTGGAGACAAAG AAAGCACCAGCAGATGCAGGAATCAGAGTCCAGGAACTCCATCCTGAGCAAAGAAGCTTAG
- the LOC131582160 gene encoding T-cell surface glycoprotein CD1b-3-like: protein MQPPSLLLFLFLPSLLPGMWADPEAQPEVIQYLLTGVFANISSAEVSCVVLVEDIPVIALHPANWSVHFHWPWVSQAAAEGEGEKLMSQYKIGLRNMIRFVHDMVQQTKQHYPVVVQSRAGCVLYPNTTRQGFLNVGWGGRDLVAFEVDKQHWEVQQASQVAELVSKRLNKQKSVTVLLEHLLATWMCHNNFVTLKKYGREILERQELPVATVFARTPSPAQLLLVCHVTGFYPRPISVAWLRDGQEVPPGPALNTSSILPNADLTYQLRSVLAVTPRDGHSYACRVRHRSLGTRSLLIPWENGSRAPTISITIAVLLLVATASAGGFWWWKRRKGNEAAWDTQEFII from the exons ATGCAGCCCCCgagcctcctcctcttcctctttctcccgAGCCTCCTCCCTGGGATGTGGGCAGACCCAGAGG CACAGCCAGAGGTTATCCAGTACCTCCTGACTGGCGTCTTTGCCAACATCAGCTCTGCTGAGGTGTCATGCGTGGTTCTCGTAGAGGACATACCCGTCATAGCACTGCACCCGGCCAACTGGAGCGTCCACTTCCACTGGCCCTGGGtcagccaggctgcagctgaaggcGAGGGGGAAAAGTTGATGTCCCAGTACAAAATTGGTCTGCGCAATATGATCCGATTTGTGCACGACATGGTTCAGCAGACAAAACAGCACT ACCCAGTGGTGGTCCAGTCCCGTGCAGGCTGTGTGCTGTACCCCAATACGACAAGACAGGGCTTCCTGAATGtcggctggggtggcagagACCTCGTAGCTTTTGAGGTAGACAAACAGCACTGGGAAGTCCAGCAAGCATCCCAGGTGGCAGAGCTGGTCAGCAAGAGGCTTAACAAGCAGAAGTCCGTCACAGTGCTCCTGGAGCACCTTCTCGCCACCTGGATGTGCCACAACAACTTCGTCACCCTGAAGAAGTATGGGAGGGAAATTCTGGAGAGACAAG AGCTGCCCGTGGCCACGGTCTTCGCCcgcacccccagcccagcccagctgctgcttgtTTGCCATGTCACTGGCTTCTACCCCCGTCCCATCAGTGTGGCCTGGCTGCGGGATGGGCAGGAGGTGCCCCCGGGCCCGGCACTCAACACCAGCAGCATCCTGCCCAACGCTGACCTCACCTACCAGCTCCGCAGTGTCCTGGCCGTGACCCCCCGTGACGGGCACAGCTACGCCTGCCGTGTGCGCCACCGCAGCCTGGGCACCCGCAGCCTCCTCATCCCATGGG AAAATGGCAGCCGAGCTCCAACCATCAGCATCACCATTGCAGTGCTGCTTCTTGTGGCCACAGCCTCTGCTGGGGGATTCTGGTGGTGGAAGCGCAG GAAGGGTAACGAGGCTGCATGGGATACCCAGGAATTCATCATTTGA